One Acidobacteriota bacterium genomic window carries:
- a CDS encoding 3-deoxy-D-manno-octulosonic acid transferase produces the protein MYSVYTALLVLYALFRLPPMVYAAWRRGKRTGDVGQRFGRLPASVNPDGRPAIWIHAVSVGETLAARPLARAFRCAYPSHRLILSTTTVTGQAVAQRFAGDGEVDAVIYAPFDLPGAVTRALDRIAPALLVLIDTELWPTLLRACRRRGVRTLVANGRISDRSYRRYRRVRGFMRHVLADVDRICAQTDDWRGRFIDIGADPQRVTVTGNLKFDAAGAPANRADAPGGAGDPLLATFAFARDRPVVMAASTLAGEEEPVLRAFAAIRETSPDALLIVAPRHPERFDDAHALAEQAGFAVARRSGLATGADPGTSVIVLDTMGELPRLFPTASVVFVGGSLVPAGGHNVLEPAAAGRAIVVGPHMENFPQVARQLLAAGGLLQARDAAELAAMLAELVRDDARRETLGAAARQVVEANRGATDRTLAAAAELLAC, from the coding sequence ATGTATTCGGTCTATACCGCGCTGCTCGTCCTGTACGCGCTGTTCCGGCTGCCGCCGATGGTCTACGCGGCGTGGCGGCGAGGCAAGCGGACGGGTGACGTCGGCCAGCGCTTCGGTCGACTGCCGGCATCGGTGAACCCGGACGGGAGGCCCGCCATCTGGATCCACGCGGTGTCGGTGGGCGAGACGCTGGCGGCGCGGCCACTGGCGCGCGCGTTCCGCTGCGCCTACCCGTCGCACCGGCTGATTCTCTCCACGACGACGGTGACCGGCCAGGCCGTGGCCCAACGCTTCGCGGGGGACGGCGAGGTGGATGCGGTGATCTACGCGCCGTTCGACCTGCCCGGCGCGGTCACGCGGGCCCTCGACCGAATCGCCCCGGCGCTGCTGGTGCTGATCGATACCGAGCTGTGGCCGACCCTGCTGCGCGCCTGCCGGCGGCGGGGCGTCCGGACGCTGGTGGCGAACGGACGGATTTCCGACCGGTCCTACCGTCGCTACCGCCGCGTGCGCGGCTTCATGCGGCACGTCCTGGCCGACGTCGACCGCATCTGCGCGCAGACCGACGACTGGCGCGGCCGGTTCATCGACATCGGCGCCGACCCCCAGCGGGTGACGGTCACCGGCAACCTCAAGTTCGACGCAGCGGGCGCCCCGGCCAACCGGGCCGACGCGCCGGGCGGCGCCGGTGATCCCCTCCTGGCCACGTTCGCCTTCGCCCGTGACCGACCGGTGGTGATGGCGGCCAGCACCCTGGCCGGCGAGGAGGAGCCGGTCCTTCGCGCCTTCGCGGCCATCCGCGAGACGTCGCCCGACGCGCTGCTGATCGTGGCGCCGCGGCATCCCGAGCGCTTCGACGATGCGCACGCCCTCGCCGAACAGGCCGGGTTCGCGGTCGCGCGGCGCAGCGGGCTGGCAACGGGCGCGGACCCCGGCACAAGCGTCATCGTCCTCGACACGATGGGCGAGTTGCCGCGGCTCTTCCCGACGGCGTCGGTCGTCTTCGTCGGCGGCAGCTTGGTCCCGGCCGGCGGTCACAACGTGCTGGAGCCGGCGGCGGCGGGTCGTGCCATTGTGGTGGGACCGCACATGGAGAACTTCCCGCAGGTGGCGCGGCAGTTGCTCGCGGCAGGCGGCCTGCTGCAGGCGCGCGACGCGGCTGAACTGGCAGCCATGTTGGCTGAGCTCGTGCGGGACGACGCGCGACGCGAGACCCTCGGGGCGGCAGCCCGGCAGGTGGTCGAGGCGAACCGGGGCGCGACGGACCGGACGCTGGCGGCGGCGGCGGAGCTGCTGGCATGCTGA
- the lpxK gene encoding tetraacyldisaccharide 4'-kinase: MLSAVYGAIAARRRSFYQSHPDALRRLARPVVSIGALAAGGRGKTPVAALVARLLRDAGERPAILSRGYGRRTTADGVVVVRAGARDPAPVDLAGDEPRMLAEQVDATVLVSEDRFVAGRLAETRFGATVHILDDGFQHLHLARTVDLLLIDPADPDRRTLPFGPLRERPDTARLADALIVDSPDEEAAASVAERLGAGNWFRLARSNAPPRVVAAGDGSAPTPESVPAPGARVVAAAGIAAPERFTATLRDAGYDVAETVAFADHHRFTPGDIQKLAARAQAAGADAVLTTEKDAVRLAPMAPFPVTLAAVPLRVAVDPAERFREWLLARVAAGGGE, encoded by the coding sequence ATGCTGAGCGCGGTCTACGGCGCGATCGCGGCGCGACGCCGGTCCTTCTACCAGTCGCATCCCGACGCGTTGCGGCGGCTCGCGCGGCCCGTGGTCAGCATCGGCGCCCTCGCGGCCGGCGGGCGCGGCAAGACGCCGGTAGCCGCGCTCGTGGCCAGGCTGCTGCGTGACGCGGGCGAGCGTCCGGCCATTCTGAGCCGGGGCTACGGCCGGCGGACGACGGCCGACGGCGTGGTCGTCGTCCGGGCCGGGGCGCGCGATCCGGCGCCAGTCGACCTCGCCGGCGACGAGCCGCGCATGCTGGCGGAACAGGTGGATGCGACGGTTCTCGTGAGCGAGGACCGCTTCGTCGCCGGACGCCTCGCGGAAACCCGTTTCGGCGCCACCGTCCACATCCTCGACGACGGGTTCCAGCATCTGCATCTCGCGCGCACCGTGGACCTGCTGCTGATCGACCCGGCGGATCCGGACCGGCGAACGCTGCCCTTCGGGCCATTGCGCGAGCGGCCCGACACCGCCCGGCTGGCCGACGCGCTGATCGTCGACTCGCCGGACGAGGAGGCGGCGGCTTCCGTCGCCGAACGGCTCGGCGCCGGCAACTGGTTCCGCCTTGCGCGGTCCAACGCGCCGCCCCGAGTGGTGGCGGCGGGCGACGGCTCCGCCCCGACCCCGGAATCGGTTCCGGCGCCCGGTGCGCGGGTCGTCGCCGCCGCCGGCATCGCCGCGCCGGAACGCTTCACGGCGACGCTGCGCGACGCCGGGTACGACGTTGCCGAGACGGTCGCATTCGCCGATCACCACCGCTTCACGCCGGGCGACATACAGAAGCTGGCCGCGCGCGCGCAGGCGGCGGGTGCGGACGCCGTCCTGACGACGGAGAAGGACGCGGTCCGGCTGGCGCCGATGGCGCCGTTTCCGGTCACCCTGGCCGCCGTGCCGCTCAGGGTCGCGGTGGATCCGGCGGAACGGTTCCGCGAGTGGCTGCTCGCGCGCGTCGCGGCCGGAGGCGGCGAATGA